From Argopecten irradians isolate NY chromosome 2, Ai_NY, whole genome shotgun sequence, the proteins below share one genomic window:
- the LOC138314914 gene encoding uncharacterized protein isoform X7 has product MAAIVDQVIGIITKPSYKRKEVEIEAILPWLRKRSLLLQNLDRGVLQDIMKNCTYQACERDEIIIRQGEKGDSCEVDDEWESTADVDPSFYVILSGSASVYIDPRMTGEDEGLAVREKTPPPKVVEKPKSESGEEEGEENEEGKDEDEEERKLQEQQEQEKKLTKLDRNKFGKFIMTYEPGKAFGEVALVKRDALRNASIIADENCDLMVIGQDLYERSLKADQEKEFAQITAFIDSHPFFSSMSSKFKKLLEMSLRKETYSFDTVIMKQGEPLIGLHFLIKGQAKIIAEPHKHPKQYPHLWPFEAGIDIISVEFAHLREARRAAILRKYDDPSVWETKTEDTIIRREQGYAAVEKWMKEKHIELCSVQAGEVLGDIETLMNFTTYMQTVKCTANTEVYILDTKNFERLVGKRNLATIEVMRAKVIEKLQTRVDSKHGHLVPLMKFLHFKMNEQTLPPPKELPKLKTTKVLPDKEVQNLFLLQAFKSGKAPLVEPIVPGTLYYKDLMKEKAKSRELQRKAEGKATPSATSTLRANKRNKPKRQPRSLMAIRESLRQMMEADVIQVDNKTARKKLGSKYGSTVSLAPSNQSQQMFPPIVPTTDSKPKIDNSRSFMTMLGSKEKENPVREVDITPRDTSSVQGNSSSQDQKKISPRKQKPVLITETVNPKDLPMITEERTQEEIVIQKKSSGLYGKNGDTIDGKVALPAIKVTSSDRSQTRVKQHHQQQHQQHQQQQSANSGAIVFPNNVTGERVVLPPIEGAEEANQPAPKGKWGSAMKFVNEEIQQRLANQMEDGTYQQEIDIDFHNKAMVMLENKIESFNVQHGGPSKGLPKLARYNIEHRRYRQRQEDEVTPKPGGKVWIRKRMCRFADNKVQVKDHQHVRHYIVNDLPQFEQ; this is encoded by the exons GTGTATTACAAGACATTATGAAGAACTGTACCTATCAGGCATGCGAGAGGGACGAAATCATTATACGGCAGGGGGAGAAAGGTGACAG TTGCGAAGTTGATGACGAATG GGAGTCTACGGCCGATGTGGATCCCAG CTTCTATGTGATACTGAGCGGAAGTGCTTCCGTCTACATCGACCCGAGGATGACGGGAGAAGACGAAGGGTTGGCAGTCAGAGAGAAGACTCCTCCCCCGAAAGTTGTTGAGAAACCTAAATCAGAAAGCGGGGAAGAGGAAGGTGAAGAAAATGAAGAGGGCAAAGACGAGGATGAGGAGGAAAGAAAACTGCAAGAACAACAGGAACAAGAAAAAAAGCTTACAAAACTCGACAGAAACAAGTTTGGAAAGTTCATTATGACATATG AACCCGGAAAGGCCTTCGGCGAAGTCGCACTCGTCAAACGAGATGCTCTGAGGAATGCGTCCATTATTGCAGACGAGAACTGTGATCTGATGGTGATTGGTCAGGATCTCTATGAACGATCCTTGAAG gCTGACCAAGAAAAAGAGTTTGCCCAAATTACAGCATTTATCGACTCTCATCCCTTCTTTTCGAGCATGTCCAGTAAATTCAAAAAGTTACTGGAAATGAGCTTACGGAAGGAAACCTATTCATTCGATACAGTCATCATGAAGCAGGGCGAACCACTTATTGGCCTCCATTTTCTCATCAA GGGACAAGCGAAAATCATTGCCGAACCACATAAACATCCGAAACAGTACCCTCATCTGTGGCCGTTTGAAGCTGGTATCGATATTATTTCTGTGGAATTCGCTCATTTGAG GGAAGCAAGGAGAGCAGCAATTCTTCGCAAGTACGACGATCCATCCGTATGGGAAACAAAAACTGAAGACACGATCATCAGACGTGAGCAAGGTTATGCAGCAGTGGAAAAATGGATGAAAGAGAAACACATAGAACTCTGTAGCGTACAGGCGGGAGAAGTACTAGGCGATATAGAGACGCTTATGAACTTCACCACATACATGCAAACGGTGAAGTGTACAGCGAACACTGAGGTGTACATTCTCGATACGAAGAACTTTGAAAGGCTTGTTGGAAAGAGGAACCTAGCGACCATAGAGGTGATGCGTGCGAAAGTGATAGAAAAACTTCAGACGCGTGTGGACTCAAAGCACGGACATTTGGTTCCTCTTATGAAATTCTTGCATTTCAAAATGAATGAGCAAACCTTACCTCCACCGAAGGAACTGCCGAAACTAAAGACCACGAAAGTGTTGCCCGATAAGGAAGTGCAAAATCTATTCTTACTTCAGGCATTCAAATCAGGAAAGGCTCCATTAGTAGAGCCTATAGTTCCAGGGACTTTGTACTACAAGGATTTGATGAAAGAGAAAGCAAAGTCTAGGGAGCTACAGAGGAAAGCAGAAGGTAAGGCAACACCTTCTGCGACATCGACTCTTCGAGCGAACAAACGTAATAAACCGAAACGACAACCTCGAAGTTTAATGGCGATTCGGGAATCACTACGACAAATGATGGAAGCTGACGTCATCCAAGTGGACAATAAAACAGCTCGTAAAAAACTGGGGTCAAAATACGGGTCAACTGTGTCCCTTGCTCCGTCTAATCAGTCGCAGCAAATGTTCCCACCGATTGTACCAACGACGGACTCTAAACCGAAAATTGACAATTCAAGGAGTTTTATGACAATGTTGGGAtctaaagaaaaagaaaacccTGTGAGAGAAGTAGACATAACTCCACGTGACACTAGTTCAGTGCAAGGAAATAGTAGTTCGCAAGATCAAAAGAAAATTTCACCTAGGAAACAGAAACCAGTGCTTATAACAGAAACAGTCAATCCGAAAGATTTACCGATGATAACTGAGGAACGAACGCAAGAAGAGATCGTGATTCAGAAGAAATCATCAGGATTGTATGGTAAAAATGGGGATACAATAGACGGTAAAGTAGCTTTACCTGCCATAAAAGTAACATCTTCTGATCGGAGTCAGACTCGAGTAAAAcaacatcatcaacaacaacatcaacaacatcaacaacaacaaagtgCTAATTCTGGTGCAATAGTTTTCCCAAACAATGTGACTGGTGAGAGAGTTGTTTTACCTCCTATTGAAGGAGCGGAGGAGGCGAACCAGCCGGCCCCGAAGGGAAAATGGGGTAGTGCGATGAAGTTTGTGAATGAAGAAATTCAGCAACGATTAGCTAATCAAATGGAGGATGGGACCTATCAGCAGGAAATCGACATCGATTTTCACAACAAAGCAATGGTCATGCTTGAAAACAAGATCGAATCATTCAACGTTCAACATGGAGGGCCGTCAAAGGGTTTACCAAAGCTAGCACGATATAACATAGAG CATCGGCGATATCGACAAAGACAG GAAGACGAGGTGACTCCAAAGCCGGGCGGGAAAGTTTGGATCCGTAAGCGAATGTGCAGGTTTGCCGATAATAAAGTGCAGGTCAAAGATCACCAGCATGTGCGGCACTATATTGTGAACGACCTTCCACAGTTTGAACAG TGA
- the LOC138314914 gene encoding uncharacterized protein isoform X5 produces MAAIVDQVIGIITKPSYKRKEVEIEAILPWLRKRSLLLQNLDRGVLQDIMKNCTYQACERDEIIIRQGEKGDSCEVDDECFYVILSGSASVYIDPRMTGEDEGLAVREKTPPPKVVEKPKSESGEEEGEENEEGKDEDEEERKLQEQQEQEKKLTKLDRNKFGKFIMTYEPGKAFGEVALVKRDALRNASIIADENCDLMVIGQDLYERSLKADQEKEFAQITAFIDSHPFFSSMSSKFKKLLEMSLRKETYSFDTVIMKQGEPLIGLHFLIKGQAKIIAEPHKHPKQYPHLWPFEAGIDIISVEFAHLREARRAAILRKYDDPSVWETKTEDTIIRREQGYAAVEKWMKEKHIELCSVQAGEVLGDIETLMNFTTYMQTVKCTANTEVYILDTKNFERLVGKRNLATIEVMRAKVIEKLQTRVDSKHGHLVPLMKFLHFKMNEQTLPPPKELPKLKTTKVLPDKEVQNLFLLQAFKSGKAPLVEPIVPGTLYYKDLMKEKAKSRELQRKAEGKATPSATSTLRANKRNKPKRQPRSLMAIRESLRQMMEADVIQVDNKTARKKLGSKYGSTVSLAPSNQSQQMFPPIVPTTDSKPKIDNSRSFMTMLGSKEKENPVREVDITPRDTSSVQGNSSSQDQKKISPRKQKPVLITETVNPKDLPMITEERTQEEIVIQKKSSGLYGKNGDTIDGKVALPAIKVTSSDRSQTRVKQHHQQQHQQHQQQQSANSGAIVFPNNVTGERVVLPPIEGAEEANQPAPKGKWGSAMKFVNEEIQQRLANQMEDGTYQQEIDIDFHNKAMVMLENKIESFNVQHGGPSKGLPKLARYNIEHRRYRQRQEDEVTPKPGGKVWIRKRMCRFADNKVQVKDHQHVRHYIVNDLPQFEQVTHKSEDEYDSYSLFSQVKT; encoded by the exons GTGTATTACAAGACATTATGAAGAACTGTACCTATCAGGCATGCGAGAGGGACGAAATCATTATACGGCAGGGGGAGAAAGGTGACAG TTGCGAAGTTGATGACGAATG CTTCTATGTGATACTGAGCGGAAGTGCTTCCGTCTACATCGACCCGAGGATGACGGGAGAAGACGAAGGGTTGGCAGTCAGAGAGAAGACTCCTCCCCCGAAAGTTGTTGAGAAACCTAAATCAGAAAGCGGGGAAGAGGAAGGTGAAGAAAATGAAGAGGGCAAAGACGAGGATGAGGAGGAAAGAAAACTGCAAGAACAACAGGAACAAGAAAAAAAGCTTACAAAACTCGACAGAAACAAGTTTGGAAAGTTCATTATGACATATG AACCCGGAAAGGCCTTCGGCGAAGTCGCACTCGTCAAACGAGATGCTCTGAGGAATGCGTCCATTATTGCAGACGAGAACTGTGATCTGATGGTGATTGGTCAGGATCTCTATGAACGATCCTTGAAG gCTGACCAAGAAAAAGAGTTTGCCCAAATTACAGCATTTATCGACTCTCATCCCTTCTTTTCGAGCATGTCCAGTAAATTCAAAAAGTTACTGGAAATGAGCTTACGGAAGGAAACCTATTCATTCGATACAGTCATCATGAAGCAGGGCGAACCACTTATTGGCCTCCATTTTCTCATCAA GGGACAAGCGAAAATCATTGCCGAACCACATAAACATCCGAAACAGTACCCTCATCTGTGGCCGTTTGAAGCTGGTATCGATATTATTTCTGTGGAATTCGCTCATTTGAG GGAAGCAAGGAGAGCAGCAATTCTTCGCAAGTACGACGATCCATCCGTATGGGAAACAAAAACTGAAGACACGATCATCAGACGTGAGCAAGGTTATGCAGCAGTGGAAAAATGGATGAAAGAGAAACACATAGAACTCTGTAGCGTACAGGCGGGAGAAGTACTAGGCGATATAGAGACGCTTATGAACTTCACCACATACATGCAAACGGTGAAGTGTACAGCGAACACTGAGGTGTACATTCTCGATACGAAGAACTTTGAAAGGCTTGTTGGAAAGAGGAACCTAGCGACCATAGAGGTGATGCGTGCGAAAGTGATAGAAAAACTTCAGACGCGTGTGGACTCAAAGCACGGACATTTGGTTCCTCTTATGAAATTCTTGCATTTCAAAATGAATGAGCAAACCTTACCTCCACCGAAGGAACTGCCGAAACTAAAGACCACGAAAGTGTTGCCCGATAAGGAAGTGCAAAATCTATTCTTACTTCAGGCATTCAAATCAGGAAAGGCTCCATTAGTAGAGCCTATAGTTCCAGGGACTTTGTACTACAAGGATTTGATGAAAGAGAAAGCAAAGTCTAGGGAGCTACAGAGGAAAGCAGAAGGTAAGGCAACACCTTCTGCGACATCGACTCTTCGAGCGAACAAACGTAATAAACCGAAACGACAACCTCGAAGTTTAATGGCGATTCGGGAATCACTACGACAAATGATGGAAGCTGACGTCATCCAAGTGGACAATAAAACAGCTCGTAAAAAACTGGGGTCAAAATACGGGTCAACTGTGTCCCTTGCTCCGTCTAATCAGTCGCAGCAAATGTTCCCACCGATTGTACCAACGACGGACTCTAAACCGAAAATTGACAATTCAAGGAGTTTTATGACAATGTTGGGAtctaaagaaaaagaaaacccTGTGAGAGAAGTAGACATAACTCCACGTGACACTAGTTCAGTGCAAGGAAATAGTAGTTCGCAAGATCAAAAGAAAATTTCACCTAGGAAACAGAAACCAGTGCTTATAACAGAAACAGTCAATCCGAAAGATTTACCGATGATAACTGAGGAACGAACGCAAGAAGAGATCGTGATTCAGAAGAAATCATCAGGATTGTATGGTAAAAATGGGGATACAATAGACGGTAAAGTAGCTTTACCTGCCATAAAAGTAACATCTTCTGATCGGAGTCAGACTCGAGTAAAAcaacatcatcaacaacaacatcaacaacatcaacaacaacaaagtgCTAATTCTGGTGCAATAGTTTTCCCAAACAATGTGACTGGTGAGAGAGTTGTTTTACCTCCTATTGAAGGAGCGGAGGAGGCGAACCAGCCGGCCCCGAAGGGAAAATGGGGTAGTGCGATGAAGTTTGTGAATGAAGAAATTCAGCAACGATTAGCTAATCAAATGGAGGATGGGACCTATCAGCAGGAAATCGACATCGATTTTCACAACAAAGCAATGGTCATGCTTGAAAACAAGATCGAATCATTCAACGTTCAACATGGAGGGCCGTCAAAGGGTTTACCAAAGCTAGCACGATATAACATAGAG CATCGGCGATATCGACAAAGACAG GAAGACGAGGTGACTCCAAAGCCGGGCGGGAAAGTTTGGATCCGTAAGCGAATGTGCAGGTTTGCCGATAATAAAGTGCAGGTCAAAGATCACCAGCATGTGCGGCACTATATTGTGAACGACCTTCCACAGTTTGAACAG GTGACTCACAAATCCGAGGATGAGTATGATAGTTATAGCTTATTCTCGCAGGTAAAAACGTGA
- the LOC138314914 gene encoding uncharacterized protein isoform X4 — translation MAAIVDQVIGIITKPSYKRKEVEIEAILPWLRKRSLLLQNLDRGVLQDIMKNCTYQACERDEIIIRQGEKGDSCEVDDEWESTADVDPSFYVILSGSASVYIDPRMTGEDEGLAVREKTPPPKVVEKPKSESGEEEGEENEEGKDEDEEERKLQEQQEQEKKLTKLDRNKFGKFIMTYEPGKAFGEVALVKRDALRNASIIADENCDLMVIGQDLYERSLKADQEKEFAQITAFIDSHPFFSSMSSKFKKLLEMSLRKETYSFDTVIMKQGEPLIGLHFLIKGQAKIIAEPHKHPKQYPHLWPFEAGIDIISVEFAHLREARRAAILRKYDDPSVWETKTEDTIIRREQGYAAVEKWMKEKHIELCSVQAGEVLGDIETLMNFTTYMQTVKCTANTEVYILDTKNFERLVGKRNLATIEVMRAKVIEKLQTRVDSKHGHLVPLMKFLHFKMNEQTLPPPKELPKLKTTKVLPDKEVQNLFLLQAFKSGKAPLVEPIVPGTLYYKDLMKEKAKSRELQRKAEGKATPSATSTLRANKRNKPKRQPRSLMAIRESLRQMMEADVIQVDNKTARKKLGSKYGSTVSLAPSNQSQQMFPPIVPTTDSKPKIDNSRSFMTMLGSKEKENPVREVDITPRDTSSVQGNSSSQDQKKISPRKQKPVLITETVNPKDLPMITEERTQEEIVIQKKSSGLYGKNGDTIDGKVALPAIKVTSSDRSQTRVKQHHQQQHQQHQQQQSANSGAIVFPNNVTGERVVLPPIEGAEEANQPAPKGKWGSAMKFVNEEIQQRLANQMEDGTYQQEIDIDFHNKAMVMLENKIESFNVQHGGPSKGLPKLARYNIEEDEVTPKPGGKVWIRKRMCRFADNKVQVKDHQHVRHYIVNDLPQFEQVTHKSEDEYDSYSLFSQVKT, via the exons GTGTATTACAAGACATTATGAAGAACTGTACCTATCAGGCATGCGAGAGGGACGAAATCATTATACGGCAGGGGGAGAAAGGTGACAG TTGCGAAGTTGATGACGAATG GGAGTCTACGGCCGATGTGGATCCCAG CTTCTATGTGATACTGAGCGGAAGTGCTTCCGTCTACATCGACCCGAGGATGACGGGAGAAGACGAAGGGTTGGCAGTCAGAGAGAAGACTCCTCCCCCGAAAGTTGTTGAGAAACCTAAATCAGAAAGCGGGGAAGAGGAAGGTGAAGAAAATGAAGAGGGCAAAGACGAGGATGAGGAGGAAAGAAAACTGCAAGAACAACAGGAACAAGAAAAAAAGCTTACAAAACTCGACAGAAACAAGTTTGGAAAGTTCATTATGACATATG AACCCGGAAAGGCCTTCGGCGAAGTCGCACTCGTCAAACGAGATGCTCTGAGGAATGCGTCCATTATTGCAGACGAGAACTGTGATCTGATGGTGATTGGTCAGGATCTCTATGAACGATCCTTGAAG gCTGACCAAGAAAAAGAGTTTGCCCAAATTACAGCATTTATCGACTCTCATCCCTTCTTTTCGAGCATGTCCAGTAAATTCAAAAAGTTACTGGAAATGAGCTTACGGAAGGAAACCTATTCATTCGATACAGTCATCATGAAGCAGGGCGAACCACTTATTGGCCTCCATTTTCTCATCAA GGGACAAGCGAAAATCATTGCCGAACCACATAAACATCCGAAACAGTACCCTCATCTGTGGCCGTTTGAAGCTGGTATCGATATTATTTCTGTGGAATTCGCTCATTTGAG GGAAGCAAGGAGAGCAGCAATTCTTCGCAAGTACGACGATCCATCCGTATGGGAAACAAAAACTGAAGACACGATCATCAGACGTGAGCAAGGTTATGCAGCAGTGGAAAAATGGATGAAAGAGAAACACATAGAACTCTGTAGCGTACAGGCGGGAGAAGTACTAGGCGATATAGAGACGCTTATGAACTTCACCACATACATGCAAACGGTGAAGTGTACAGCGAACACTGAGGTGTACATTCTCGATACGAAGAACTTTGAAAGGCTTGTTGGAAAGAGGAACCTAGCGACCATAGAGGTGATGCGTGCGAAAGTGATAGAAAAACTTCAGACGCGTGTGGACTCAAAGCACGGACATTTGGTTCCTCTTATGAAATTCTTGCATTTCAAAATGAATGAGCAAACCTTACCTCCACCGAAGGAACTGCCGAAACTAAAGACCACGAAAGTGTTGCCCGATAAGGAAGTGCAAAATCTATTCTTACTTCAGGCATTCAAATCAGGAAAGGCTCCATTAGTAGAGCCTATAGTTCCAGGGACTTTGTACTACAAGGATTTGATGAAAGAGAAAGCAAAGTCTAGGGAGCTACAGAGGAAAGCAGAAGGTAAGGCAACACCTTCTGCGACATCGACTCTTCGAGCGAACAAACGTAATAAACCGAAACGACAACCTCGAAGTTTAATGGCGATTCGGGAATCACTACGACAAATGATGGAAGCTGACGTCATCCAAGTGGACAATAAAACAGCTCGTAAAAAACTGGGGTCAAAATACGGGTCAACTGTGTCCCTTGCTCCGTCTAATCAGTCGCAGCAAATGTTCCCACCGATTGTACCAACGACGGACTCTAAACCGAAAATTGACAATTCAAGGAGTTTTATGACAATGTTGGGAtctaaagaaaaagaaaacccTGTGAGAGAAGTAGACATAACTCCACGTGACACTAGTTCAGTGCAAGGAAATAGTAGTTCGCAAGATCAAAAGAAAATTTCACCTAGGAAACAGAAACCAGTGCTTATAACAGAAACAGTCAATCCGAAAGATTTACCGATGATAACTGAGGAACGAACGCAAGAAGAGATCGTGATTCAGAAGAAATCATCAGGATTGTATGGTAAAAATGGGGATACAATAGACGGTAAAGTAGCTTTACCTGCCATAAAAGTAACATCTTCTGATCGGAGTCAGACTCGAGTAAAAcaacatcatcaacaacaacatcaacaacatcaacaacaacaaagtgCTAATTCTGGTGCAATAGTTTTCCCAAACAATGTGACTGGTGAGAGAGTTGTTTTACCTCCTATTGAAGGAGCGGAGGAGGCGAACCAGCCGGCCCCGAAGGGAAAATGGGGTAGTGCGATGAAGTTTGTGAATGAAGAAATTCAGCAACGATTAGCTAATCAAATGGAGGATGGGACCTATCAGCAGGAAATCGACATCGATTTTCACAACAAAGCAATGGTCATGCTTGAAAACAAGATCGAATCATTCAACGTTCAACATGGAGGGCCGTCAAAGGGTTTACCAAAGCTAGCACGATATAACATAGAG GAAGACGAGGTGACTCCAAAGCCGGGCGGGAAAGTTTGGATCCGTAAGCGAATGTGCAGGTTTGCCGATAATAAAGTGCAGGTCAAAGATCACCAGCATGTGCGGCACTATATTGTGAACGACCTTCCACAGTTTGAACAG GTGACTCACAAATCCGAGGATGAGTATGATAGTTATAGCTTATTCTCGCAGGTAAAAACGTGA
- the LOC138314914 gene encoding uncharacterized protein isoform X8, which produces MTGEDEGLAVREKTPPPKVVEKPKSESGEEEGEENEEGKDEDEEERKLQEQQEQEKKLTKLDRNKFGKFIMTYEPGKAFGEVALVKRDALRNASIIADENCDLMVIGQDLYERSLKADQEKEFAQITAFIDSHPFFSSMSSKFKKLLEMSLRKETYSFDTVIMKQGEPLIGLHFLIKGQAKIIAEPHKHPKQYPHLWPFEAGIDIISVEFAHLREARRAAILRKYDDPSVWETKTEDTIIRREQGYAAVEKWMKEKHIELCSVQAGEVLGDIETLMNFTTYMQTVKCTANTEVYILDTKNFERLVGKRNLATIEVMRAKVIEKLQTRVDSKHGHLVPLMKFLHFKMNEQTLPPPKELPKLKTTKVLPDKEVQNLFLLQAFKSGKAPLVEPIVPGTLYYKDLMKEKAKSRELQRKAEGKATPSATSTLRANKRNKPKRQPRSLMAIRESLRQMMEADVIQVDNKTARKKLGSKYGSTVSLAPSNQSQQMFPPIVPTTDSKPKIDNSRSFMTMLGSKEKENPVREVDITPRDTSSVQGNSSSQDQKKISPRKQKPVLITETVNPKDLPMITEERTQEEIVIQKKSSGLYGKNGDTIDGKVALPAIKVTSSDRSQTRVKQHHQQQHQQHQQQQSANSGAIVFPNNVTGERVVLPPIEGAEEANQPAPKGKWGSAMKFVNEEIQQRLANQMEDGTYQQEIDIDFHNKAMVMLENKIESFNVQHGGPSKGLPKLARYNIEHRRYRQRQEDEVTPKPGGKVWIRKRMCRFADNKVQVKDHQHVRHYIVNDLPQFEQVTHKSEDEYDSYSLFSQVKT; this is translated from the exons ATGACGGGAGAAGACGAAGGGTTGGCAGTCAGAGAGAAGACTCCTCCCCCGAAAGTTGTTGAGAAACCTAAATCAGAAAGCGGGGAAGAGGAAGGTGAAGAAAATGAAGAGGGCAAAGACGAGGATGAGGAGGAAAGAAAACTGCAAGAACAACAGGAACAAGAAAAAAAGCTTACAAAACTCGACAGAAACAAGTTTGGAAAGTTCATTATGACATATG AACCCGGAAAGGCCTTCGGCGAAGTCGCACTCGTCAAACGAGATGCTCTGAGGAATGCGTCCATTATTGCAGACGAGAACTGTGATCTGATGGTGATTGGTCAGGATCTCTATGAACGATCCTTGAAG gCTGACCAAGAAAAAGAGTTTGCCCAAATTACAGCATTTATCGACTCTCATCCCTTCTTTTCGAGCATGTCCAGTAAATTCAAAAAGTTACTGGAAATGAGCTTACGGAAGGAAACCTATTCATTCGATACAGTCATCATGAAGCAGGGCGAACCACTTATTGGCCTCCATTTTCTCATCAA GGGACAAGCGAAAATCATTGCCGAACCACATAAACATCCGAAACAGTACCCTCATCTGTGGCCGTTTGAAGCTGGTATCGATATTATTTCTGTGGAATTCGCTCATTTGAG GGAAGCAAGGAGAGCAGCAATTCTTCGCAAGTACGACGATCCATCCGTATGGGAAACAAAAACTGAAGACACGATCATCAGACGTGAGCAAGGTTATGCAGCAGTGGAAAAATGGATGAAAGAGAAACACATAGAACTCTGTAGCGTACAGGCGGGAGAAGTACTAGGCGATATAGAGACGCTTATGAACTTCACCACATACATGCAAACGGTGAAGTGTACAGCGAACACTGAGGTGTACATTCTCGATACGAAGAACTTTGAAAGGCTTGTTGGAAAGAGGAACCTAGCGACCATAGAGGTGATGCGTGCGAAAGTGATAGAAAAACTTCAGACGCGTGTGGACTCAAAGCACGGACATTTGGTTCCTCTTATGAAATTCTTGCATTTCAAAATGAATGAGCAAACCTTACCTCCACCGAAGGAACTGCCGAAACTAAAGACCACGAAAGTGTTGCCCGATAAGGAAGTGCAAAATCTATTCTTACTTCAGGCATTCAAATCAGGAAAGGCTCCATTAGTAGAGCCTATAGTTCCAGGGACTTTGTACTACAAGGATTTGATGAAAGAGAAAGCAAAGTCTAGGGAGCTACAGAGGAAAGCAGAAGGTAAGGCAACACCTTCTGCGACATCGACTCTTCGAGCGAACAAACGTAATAAACCGAAACGACAACCTCGAAGTTTAATGGCGATTCGGGAATCACTACGACAAATGATGGAAGCTGACGTCATCCAAGTGGACAATAAAACAGCTCGTAAAAAACTGGGGTCAAAATACGGGTCAACTGTGTCCCTTGCTCCGTCTAATCAGTCGCAGCAAATGTTCCCACCGATTGTACCAACGACGGACTCTAAACCGAAAATTGACAATTCAAGGAGTTTTATGACAATGTTGGGAtctaaagaaaaagaaaacccTGTGAGAGAAGTAGACATAACTCCACGTGACACTAGTTCAGTGCAAGGAAATAGTAGTTCGCAAGATCAAAAGAAAATTTCACCTAGGAAACAGAAACCAGTGCTTATAACAGAAACAGTCAATCCGAAAGATTTACCGATGATAACTGAGGAACGAACGCAAGAAGAGATCGTGATTCAGAAGAAATCATCAGGATTGTATGGTAAAAATGGGGATACAATAGACGGTAAAGTAGCTTTACCTGCCATAAAAGTAACATCTTCTGATCGGAGTCAGACTCGAGTAAAAcaacatcatcaacaacaacatcaacaacatcaacaacaacaaagtgCTAATTCTGGTGCAATAGTTTTCCCAAACAATGTGACTGGTGAGAGAGTTGTTTTACCTCCTATTGAAGGAGCGGAGGAGGCGAACCAGCCGGCCCCGAAGGGAAAATGGGGTAGTGCGATGAAGTTTGTGAATGAAGAAATTCAGCAACGATTAGCTAATCAAATGGAGGATGGGACCTATCAGCAGGAAATCGACATCGATTTTCACAACAAAGCAATGGTCATGCTTGAAAACAAGATCGAATCATTCAACGTTCAACATGGAGGGCCGTCAAAGGGTTTACCAAAGCTAGCACGATATAACATAGAG CATCGGCGATATCGACAAAGACAG GAAGACGAGGTGACTCCAAAGCCGGGCGGGAAAGTTTGGATCCGTAAGCGAATGTGCAGGTTTGCCGATAATAAAGTGCAGGTCAAAGATCACCAGCATGTGCGGCACTATATTGTGAACGACCTTCCACAGTTTGAACAG GTGACTCACAAATCCGAGGATGAGTATGATAGTTATAGCTTATTCTCGCAGGTAAAAACGTGA